The window AAAATACGGATTTTGCTCAACAGTGTAAGAGAACTCCTGCCGTGGAATCTGCTTGAGGGGAAGTGGCTAAGAAATAGACTTAAGAGCAGTTAACAATATTGAGAAAAGAAGACACAAGCAACCATAGTGCTAGTTCACGTCTGATATCAATAACAAAATGGGTAATAGCAAGCATTCTGATATcaataacaacaaacccagtgtaattccacaattggggtctgggaagggtagtgtgtgcaaaccttacccctatcttgtgaAAGTAAAGAGGCTggttccaatagaccctcgactgGCGAGCATTGTGATATGAGAGAGGTAATTAATTGATTCCTATACAAGTGTACTACATATAACTTACACACGTCAGGTCCCTAGACAAGTTTTTGATCCTTTTAAAAGTAAAAGATGCAGATACAATTGTCAAGAAAACTCACCAGAACTCTGCCATTTCACTTGAAGGTATCTGCTTTGACAACGATTCATAGAATAACCTCAATGGTTCTCGCTGTTGAAGAGAACATACAAAATCAAAAGAGTGGACAAGTCACTTCGGATTTCCATCATAATGAAGCATTTAACAGATCATGAAGAAAATAACGAGCAAAGCAATCGATCTATCACCTCTTCAGGAACATCATACTTCTGGCCAGCCAAGGAATAAACTTTCTTCACTCGAGTTTTGGTTTGCGTTTTTGTGACAGTCTTGGATGAActtgaggttgtttttcctttcacCTTTACTTGGACAATAAGGATTCAAAAAACTAATCAGGGCCATAATCATCAAATCAGAATAAGCTTTGGTCATCAATTTCTATACAGCTAAGTAATAAGAGTAAGTGGGGTGGGATGGGATGATAAAACTCAAAGAAATAGATGCGGTAGAGATTTCATTGTCATGTCCTCAATTATCGGTTTCAAGCTAATTGGTGTTGAGAAAACACTTAATTCATGGCCATTCATGTAATACCTTTCTTAAGTTACACATTCATCTGAATTTAACCCTACTCAGACAAGACGCACTAGCATTTCAGTATGGAAAACAAATCAACAAGAAATCTCACACACCCAAATCAAAATAGTAAACAAACCATACAACAAAGAGAGGAAAAGAGGAATCTTTTCAACTGCTCGAAAAAGGACAACACGGTGCACAAGGTATCCCGCGTTCACAcggggttcggggaagggccgcaccctaaGAGAGTGTGATGTAAACAGCCTACCCCAAGAATATCAAAATTTTGAAGAACAAGGAAAGTAATGCTCTTTTGTTCGAATGAGTACTGATATTAGAGACCACAAAGATAGGAAAATTTAAATCTTTTAACTACTAGTAAGGAAAATAATGAATTATAGTATACCGACATTTGAAGCATAAGAAAAGCAataaccttttgcatatgggtacctcaatttttcaagaatatcaaaatTTGAAGTATGCAAAGATCATTttttacctcaaatttttcaagaaaatcaaaatTTAAGGCATAATAATAAGATCTTTTACCTCAACttttcaagaatatcaattttGAAGCATAAAAAAAAAGAGGATCTCTTACAAATGTTACATCAATCTATTACCAGTACACAAATTATTTACCAATACTAGAACTAAATGCATCTCAAATTTAACAGATTTTTATTACTGATTATAACTAGTTTAGGAATGAAACTTAGTTGATTAATTGTAAAAAAGCAAGGATCTTTTGCAGATGGGTACCTCAAATTTTCAAGAATACTAAAATTTGAGCCATTAAAAGATGATCTTTTACCGcaaattttcaagaatatcacATTTTGAAGCATAAAAAGATGATCTTTTGCAGATGTTACCTCAATCTTTTACCAGTAAACAAATTATTAACCAATATTAGAACTAAATGGATCTCAAACAAACATTCATACTACTGACTATAACTAGTTTAGGACTGAGACTTAGTTGATTAATTGTAAAAAAACAGTGATCTTTTGCAGATGGGTACCTCAAAATTTCAAGAATATCAAACTTTGAGGCAAAAAAAAGATGATCTTTTACCTcaaattttcaagaatatcaaaatttgaagaataaaaagATGATCTTTTGCAGATGTTACTTCAATACTAGAACTAAATGCATCTCAAATATAACAgaaaatcacatagaacaatcatattaattaattgattttaaaaaaaaaagcaaggaTCTTTGGCAGATGGGGTACCTCAATTTTTCAAGAAATATCAAAATTTGAGCATAAATGGTGATCTTTTATCTCAaattttcaagaaatatcaaattttgAGGCATAAAAATATGATCTTTTTGCAGATTGGTACCTCAGTTTTGACAGAAATGGCAGATTTACCCTTTAAATCAGCAGATTGCTTAGATGAGATCTGAATAACCTTCTTCTTGATAAGAGATGAatcaaatttgggttttgaaGATGACCCAACTTGATTACTACTACTGGGTTTCACTTTTACAACACTAGATTTACTCTCTGTAGCCATATTTAGAGcatgaatataaaataaaaaatcttggTTTTGATCTGATAATGTTCCTTATCTTTGCTGGTTTTTCTCA is drawn from Nicotiana tabacum cultivar K326 chromosome 22, ASM71507v2, whole genome shotgun sequence and contains these coding sequences:
- the LOC107771839 gene encoding uncharacterized protein LOC107771839 translates to MATESKSSVVKVKPSSSNQVGSSSKPKFDSSLIKKKVIQISSKQSADLKGKSAISVKTEVKGKTTSSSSKTVTKTQTKTRVKKVYSLAGQKYDVPEEREPLRLFYESLSKQIPSSEMAEFWLMEHGLLSPERSKKAFEKKQRKQKQIRMGTPIKSPPPRPLISKPESSKKQQQVSKNGDVKAKKRLKSDSSDDDDDFILSPKRRKG